DNA from Vibrio alfacsensis:
TATGGCGGATGCTTACAAAGTAGCAGAGCAACTGCGTAATGAATTCTGTATCAAACTAACGGGTGAAGTTCGCGCACGTCCAGAAAGCCAAGTAAATGCTGGTATGGCGACAGGTGAAGTAGAGATTCTGGCGACAGGTCTTGAAATCATCAACCGTTCTGACGTTCTACCACTAGACTTCAACCAAAAGAACTCTGAAGAGCAACGTCTAAAGTACCGTTACCTAGACCTGCGTCGTCCAGAAATGAGCGATCGCATCAAGCTGCGTGCTAAAGCATCAAGCTTCGTACGTCGTTTCCTAGATGACAACGGTTTCCTAGACATCGAAACGCCAGTACTGACTAAAGCAACACCAGAGGGTGCACGTGACTACCTAGTACCAAGCCGCGTACACAAAGGCAGCTTCTACGCGCTACCGCAATCACCACAGCTATTTAAACAGCTGCTAATGATGTCTGGTTTTGACCGCTACTACCAAATCGTTAAATGTTTCCGTGACGAAGACCTACGTGCTGACCGTCAACCAGAATTCACTCAGATCGATATCGAAACGTCATTCATGACGGCTGATCAAGTACGTGAAAAAACGGAAGAGATGATTCGTCAAATGTGGCAAGAGCTACTGAACGTTGATCTAGGCCAGTTCCCAGTAATGTCATTTGAAGAAGCGGCGCGTCGTTTTGGTTCTGATAAGCCAGATCTACGTAACCCTCTTGAGCTTGTTGACGTTGCAGATATCCTAAAAAATGTCGACTTTAAAGTATTCTCTGGTCCTGCTAATGACGAGAAAGGTCGTGTGGCAGTGATTCGTGTACCAGGTGGCGCTGCGCTATCTCGTAAGCAAATCGACGAATACACTAACTTCGTAGGTATTTACGGTGCGAAGGGTCTAGCATGGATGAAAGTAAACGACCGTGCAGCAGGCTTTGAAGGTGTGCAGTCTCCAGTGGCTAAATTCCTAAACGAAGAAGTTGTAGCACAACTGCTTGATCGTACTCAGGCTGAAACTGGCGATATCATCCTATTTGGTGCAGATAGCAAACGTGTTGTAACTGAAGCGATGGGCGCACTACGTCTTAAGCTAGGTACTGACCTTGAGCTAACGGACAAGTCAGCTTGGAAACCACTATGGGTTGTTGACTTCCCAATGTTTGAAGAAGACGACGAAGGTAACCTACACGCGATGCACCATCCGTTTACTTCTCCTCTAGGCCTAACGGCGGAAGAGTTGAAAGCGAACCCTGCATCAGCAAATTCAAATGCTTACGATATGGTTATCAACGGCTACGAAGTGGGCGGTGGTTCCGTACGTATCCATAATGCAGAAATGCAAGCAGCAGTATTTGATATTCTAGGTATTGATGCCGATGAGCAAAAACTGAAGTTTGGCTTCCTACTAGACGCACTAAAATTCGGTACACCTCCACATGCAGGTCTTGCATTCGGTTTAGACCGTCTAGTGATGCTACTTTGTGGTACGGATAACATCCGTGACGTTATCGCATTCCCTAAAACAACGGCTGCAGCGTGTCTTCTAACAGACGCACCAAGTGTTGCTAACCCAGCAGCACTTGAAGAGCTTGCTATTGCAGTGACAGCGGCAAAAGCGAAAGACGCAGAATAAGCACTTATTTGGTCATGCGATCGAAATAAATAACAAAACTCCCGCACCTGCGGGAGTTTTGTTTTAATAAAAGATGTAGAACAGGAATTGAAATGTCAATTATTCTTGGAATTGACCCAGGCTCACGTATTACGGGCTATGGCGTAATTCGTCAACAAGGTCGTCATTTGCAATATCTCGGTAGTGGTTGTATTCGAACGTCTGAGAAAGAATTGCCAGGCCGTCTTAAGCAAATCTATGCGGGCGTGACTGAAATCATCACTCAGTTTCAACCAGACGTTTTTGCTATTGAACAGGTGTTTATGGCGAAGAATGCCGATTCCGCTTTAAAACTTGGTCAAGCTCGTGGCAGCGCGATTGTGGCGGCGGTTAACGCAGACCTTCCTGTTTATGAATATGCGGCACGTCTTATTAAGCAAGCGGTTGTTGGCACAGGCGGAGCAGATAAAGTACAAGTGCAGCATATGGTGCAGCACATGCTTAAACTGCCAGCGAAACCTCAAGCCGATGCGGCGGATGCGCTTGGCGTGGCAATTTGTCACGCAAATACCAATAAGACGCTTATTGCATTGGCTGGCAAAGCCACCAGTGCGCGTAAAGGACGTTACCGATAAAGCGACCTGAGCTAGGCTCTTATACTCTAAACATTTGCTTTTTTGTTCCGTCATCCTCCCAAAAACTATCATCTAAATAGACAAAGGACTGGATGTCTATCCAGTTCTTTATTATCCTGTCGCAAATTCATTTCCAAAGAGTATTTATCGTGATCGGACGTCTTCGCGGCATTCTGCTAGAAAAGCAACCACCTGAAGTTTTAATTGAAGTTAATGGCATTGGTTATGAAGTTCAGATGCCAATGAGCTGCTTCTACGAACTGCCAAATGTCGGTGAAGAGGCCATTATTTATACTCATTTTGTCGTTCGTGAGGATGCGCAGTTACTTTACGGTTTTAACACAGTAAAAGAACGCGCATTGTTCCGTGAAGTCATCAAAGCCAATGGTGTGGGGCCTAAGCTTGGCTTGGGCATCCTTTCTGGTATGACGGCAAGTCAATTTGTTGCTTGTGTTGAACGTGAAGATATCTCGACGCTTGTGAAGCTGCCTGGTGTGGGTAAGAAAACCGCTGAACGCCTAGTGGTTGAAATGAAAGACCGCTTGAAAGGTTGGGGCGCTGGCGATCTGTTTACTCCGTTTACGGATGCAGCACCTACAGATTCTGCCTCTGCGGTTTCTGACAATGCAGAAGAAGAAGCAGTCAGCGCGCTATTGGCTTTAGGTTACAAGCCAACACAAGCATCAAAAGTGGTATCACAAGTGGCTAAACCTGAGATGACTAGCGAACAATTGATCCGCGAAGCACTAAAATCAATGGTGTAATGGGAATTCCAAGAGAATAATATGATTGAAGCCGATCGTTTAATCGCACCTCAAAATCCAGCATTCCGCGAAGAAGATGTTATAGACCGCGCAATACGTCCAAAGAAACTGGCGGATTACCAAGGGCAGGATCACGTTCGTGACCAAATGGAAATCTTTATCAAGGCGGCTCAGTTACGTAAGGAAGCCCTTGACCACTTGCTGATTTTTGGACCTCCTGGCCTAGGTAAAACTACGCTCGCCAATATCGTTGCTAATGAGATGGAAGTGAATATTCGCACTACGTCTGGTCCTGTGCTTGAGAAAGCAGGGGACTTGGCAGCGTTACTGACCAATCTAGAAGAAAACGATGTTTTGTTCATTGATGAGATCCACCGCCTAAGCCCTATGGTTGAGGAAGTGTTGTATCCCGCAATGGAAGACTATCAATTAGATATCATGATCGGTGAGGGGCCAGCGGCGCGTTCTATTAAGATTGATTTACCACCGTTTACCTTGATCGGGGCGACAACACGAGCTGGTTCATTGACGTCACCATTACGTGATCGCTTTGGTATCACACAGCGCCTTGAATATTATAAAGTGAAAGACCTCCAACACATTGTACAGCGCAGTGCTGACTGTCTTGGGCTTTCGATGGAATCTGAAGGGGCTTTGGAAGTCGCGCGTCGTGCTCGTGGTACGCCACGAATCGCCAACCGCTTACTCCGCCGCGTTCGAGATTACGCTGAAGTAAAAGGCGATGGTCATATCAGTGCCGATGTGGCTGATAAAGCGCTAAACATGTTGGATGTTGATGCCGAGGGGTTTGACTATATGGACCGCAAGCTACTACTTGCAATTATGGAAAAATTTGGCGGTGGTCCGGTTGGTCTTGATAACATGGCGGCGGCGATCGGCGAAGAAAAAGACACGATTGAAGACGTACTTGAGCCGTATCTTATTCAACAAGGTTACTTGCAACGAACACCACGTGGTAGAATCGCAACCGATCGTGCGTACCTTCATTTCGGTATTGAAAATAAGATTTCATAGCTGAGTGTTTATCGCTCAGCTTTTGATTAAGTTTGACTAACTTCACATTTATAAAAGTTCCTCTAACCACAAAGAGGTAATCATTCGTGCTTAATTGTTAATGCGATGTTTGTATTTAAGCTAATGATTCCTTGTCTATTTACCGAGTTATAACAAGTCTGTTTAATTGGTATTGATCTGAATCAAAGTGATGGATTTTCGTTCAAATTCAGCACATAAAGATTGATGTACATCAAAGCGCTTTCCCCCCATAAACCTTTTGAAACAATCTGTTTTTACAAGTAATATTAGACCTAGCTATATTAGCTGATGCTTAACAATTAACTAACCAATAAAGCACATTTTGCAACAATTTGTTGTGATAATTCAACATTATTCAAGTGTTAATAACGCTTGGACATGGATTGCAATATGTAGAGAGTGTCATTCAGCCGACACATAGGAGTTACCATGATTGACGTAGTTGATCTGTCGCGGTTGCAGTTTGCACTGACAGCGATGTATCACTTCCTATTCGTACCATTGACCCTTGGTATGGCCTTCCTTTTGGCCATTATGGAATCGATGTACGTAATGACGAACAAGCAAATCTATAAGGACATGACCAAGTTCTGGGGTAAGCTATTCGGTATTAACTTTGCACTTGGTGTGGCTACCGGCCTTACCATGGAATTCCAGTTTGGTACGAACTGGTCTTACTATTCTCACTATGTAGGTGATATTTTCGGTGCACCACTAGCGATCGAAGCTCTGGTTGCTTTCTTCCTGGAGTCAACTTTTGTTGGTCTATTCTTCTTCGGGTGGGATCGTCTATCTAAACGTCAACACTTAGCGGTAACCTGGCTGGTTGCGCTTGGTTCTAACTTCTCCGCACTTTGGATTCTTATCGCGAACGGCTGGATGCAAAACCCAGTTGGTGCAGAATTTAACTTTGAAACCATGCGTATGGAAATGGTGAGCTTTGCTGACGTAGTGCTTAACCCTGTAGCGCAGGTGAAATTTGTTCATACTGTGGCATCGGGTTACACCTGTGGCGCAATGTTTATTCTTGGCATCAGTTCTTACTACCTAATTAAAGGTCGCGATATCGCGTTCGCTCGTCGTTCATTTGCTATTGCTGCTTCTTTCGGTATGGCGGCAATTCTGTCGACTATCGTTCTAGGTGATGAATCTGGTTACGAGCTTGGTGAAGTTCAAAAAGTGAAACTAGCCGCAGTAGAAGCGGAATGGCATACAGAGCCAGCGCCTGCAGCATTCACGTTATTTGGTCTTCCAAATCAAGAAACAATGGAAACGGATTACGCAATTAAGATCCCATACGTAATGGGTATTATTGCAACCCGTTCGTTTGATGAGCAAGTAACGGGTCTACACGATTTACGTGAAGAGCACGTTGACCGTATTCGTACTGGTATGTACGCATATGAATTGCTTGAAAAACTGCGCGCAGGCGACAAGTCTGAAGAAAACATGACTGCGTTTGACGAAGTGAAAGGTGATCTAGGTTACGGCCTGCTCCTGAAACGCTACACAGACAACGTTGTTGATGCAACAGAAGATCAAATCCAAGCGGCTGCGGATGATTCAATCCCAACAGTTTGGCCTCTATTCTGGTCGTTCCGTATCATGGTGGCGTGTGGTTTCATCATGCTATTCGTATTTGGTGCGGCATTCATCCAAACATGTCGTCAGAAGATCGAACAGAAGCAATGGGTTCTGAAAGCGGCACTATTTAGCATTCCACTACCTTGGATCGCTATTGAAGCGGGTTGGTTCGTCGCAGAATACGGTCGTCAACCGTGGGCTGTAGGTGAAATTCTACCGGTACACGTAGCGGCGTCAGCACTAACCGCTGCTGAAATCTGGACGTCACTATTTGCAATCCTAGCGCTGTACACTGCATTCCTAATTGCAGAAGTATACCTAATGGTGAAATTCGCTCGTAAAGGTCCAAGCAGCCTAAAAACAGGCCGTTACCACTTCGAGCAAAACGCTGACTCTGTTGAAGACAAAGTTAGTCGCCAAGTAGAAGCGTAAGACAAGGAGATAACAAGATGTTTGATTACGAAATCTTGCGACTCATCTGGTGGGTACTGATCGGTGTTCTACTAGTTGGTTTTGCAATCACAGATGGTTTCGATATGGGTGTGGGCGCGCTTGTACCTATTATCGGTAAAAACGACACGCAACGCCGTGTAATGATTAACTCAATCGCTCCTCACTGGGATGGTAACCAAGTTTGGCTTATCACCGCTGGTGGTGCATTGTTCGCCGCTTGGCCTTTGGTTTACGCGACATCGTTCTCAGGTTTCTACCTAGCGATGATCTTAACTCTGGCTGCACTTTGGCTACGTCCAATTGGTCTGGATTACCGTTCAAAGATCGAAGACAAAAAATGGCGTAACACTTGGGATATCTGTATCTCAATCAGTGGCTTCGTTCCACCAATTATCTTCGGTGTGGCATTTGGTAACCTTCTTCAAGGCGTACCGTTCCAGTTGAACGACTTTTTGATGCCAACGTACCATGGTTCATTCTTTGGTCTACTAAACCCGTTTGCTCTGCTATGTGGTCTAGTTAGCTTGTTTATGATCCTGATGCAAGGTGCAACGTGGCTTCAAATGAAAACCACTGGCGACGTTCACACTCGTGCACGTAATGTTGCTCAGTTAACAGGTCTACTAACCGTGGTTGCATTTGTTGCGGCTGGTTTCTGGATTCAAAATATCGATGGCTACGTGATTGTTGGTAGCATTGACGCAAATGCACCATCAAACCCTCTGAATAAAGAAGTTATTCGTGAGGCAGGTGCGTGGATGAAGAACTTTGAAAACTACCCACTACTATGGGCTGCGCCTGTACTAGGTGTTGCAATGCCGCTTCTTGCTGTATTGGCATCTCGTCTAGAGAAGTGTGGTATCGCGTTCTTGACTTCTAGTCTTGGTAACGCAGGCGTTATCTTTACTGCTGGTTTTGCAATGTTCCCATTCGTAATGCCATCAGATTTAATGCCAAGCCACAGCTTAACAATGTGGGATGCGACTTCATCTGAACTGACGCTTAACCTAATGACAGGTGTTGCGTTTGTGATGGTTCCTATCATCCTGGCTTACACATCTTGGACTTACTACAAGATGTTTGGCCGATTGGATGACAAGTTCATCGAAGAAAATAAAAACTCACTTTACTAAGGAGCCATTACTATGTGGTATTTCGCATGGATTCTAGGTGTACTACTTGCTTGTGCATTCGGTATCATCAACGCTCTTTGGTTAGAGCACACTGAAATGATGGATGAAGACAGTGAGTAATCTCGCTGATAAGGTAGCAAAACTTCACGAACCAATGGATAAGACTCTGCTTAGAGTCTTGTCTCTTGTCCTTGGCTTTATGCATGTAGGATTGGTGATGTGGGATCCAGAGGCTTATCATGGAGCCATTGGCGGGTTCAATGCCGTGATCGCCCCTGCGCTGATTTGGGCAATGTGCTCGAGTATGGTGTATGGTGTTGGTTTTAAACCGATAAAATGGTACTGGCAAGTATTGTTTAGCCCGTACTTTTCACTTGCTATCTTAACTTATTTAACCGTACTGTATTTTATGTAATCAGTTACAACTCGAAATAAAGTCGGTTACTAAATCATCAAACAAAAGCCAGGCACAGTGTCTGGCTTTTATTTTTCTACAAAATTCAAAATATTATCTCAGCTCAGTACTAATTATTGCCGCTTCAGTTATAGTAATTGCTTTAAATAATTGAATGTACTGGTACTCCTTTGCAAGCCACATCAAATCTCTTTCGTTGGCCGATCACCGTGTATTATGAAGACACTGATGCGGGCGGCGTTGTATATCACTCAAATTATCTAAAATTTTTTGAACGCGCACGTACAGAAATGTTGCGCGCAAAAGGCATTTCTCAACATGTGTTGTTGGAACAAAACGTAGGGTTTGTTGTCCGACACATGGATATCGATTTCAAGCAAGGGGCAAAATTAGACGATCACCTGACCGTTCTAACCCAAGTGTCAGAAATAAAACGTGCGTCTTTGCAATTCTGTCAAGAGTTAGTCAATGATGAAGGCAAAACATTGTGCAAGACAATTGTTAAGGTAGCATGTATCGATAATAAGAAAATGAAACCAATAGCTATTCCATCATTTATCAATTCGGAGCTAACAAATAGTGACTGCTGATATTTCCATTTTAGATCTCTTTCTTCAGGCCAGTCTGTTGGTAAAGCTTGTGATGTTGACACTGTTAGGCATGTCAATCGCTTCATGGGCAATGATCATTAAGCGCAGTAAGGTGCTGTCTCACGCATCAAAAAGTGCGGATGAATTTGAAGACAAATTTTGGTCGGGTACTGATCTTTCAGTGCTTTATCAAAAAGTAAAAAGTCGTAAAGACGATATCGCGGGTACAGAAGAAATTTTCTATGCGGGCTTCACAGAATTTGCACGCCTACGTAAAAGTAATGCGAATTCTCCTGCATACATCATGGAAGGGACGGGACGCGCAATGCGAGTTGCTGTTGCTCGTGAAGTTGATGAACTTGAAACGAGTCTACCATTTCTTGCTACCGTTGGTTCGATCAGCCCATACATCGGTCTATTTGGTACCGTTTGGGGCATCATGCATGCGTTTATTGCCCTTGGTGAGGTGAAGCAAGCAACGCTTTCTATGGTTGCTCCTGGTATCGCAGAAGCCCTGATTGCAACCGCGATGGGTCTGTTTGCTGCAATTCCAGCGGTAATGGCCTACAACCGCCTAAGCAACAAAGTGAGTAAGCTTGAACACAATTATGCAACGTTCTCGGAAGAGTTTCACAGCATTCTGCATCGTCAAGCAATGGCAGGCCGTGACGGTTCTGATAAGGAATAAGACATGGCGGGGTATCAACCTAAAAAACGGAAGATGACGGCAGAAATCAACGTTGTACCTTATATCGACGTGATGCTTGTACTGCTGATCATCTTTATGGCGACCGCGCCGTTCGTTACTCAAGGTGTGGATGTGGATCTGCCTCAAACCTCAACGGCAGAGTCCATGCAAGATCTGGCTGGAGATACCGACAGCAGTTTTATCATCATTGAAATCGACCGCGATGGTAATTTAGGTCTTAGTGTGAATGATGAAGAGGTGCAACGTGGTTTATCACTCCAAGATGTGATTGTGCGTGTAAAAGCTGAGCGTGAAATAAAGCCTGATTCACCGGTTGCCGTTGGTGGTGACGCAGCGACACCCTACGCGGACGTTGTACTTCTGCTTGATGAGTTAAGTCGCGCAGGTATCCCAAAGGTGGGCCTGATGACCGATATCAGGGAATAGACATCGAATATCTATGAAAGATAACAAGAAGAAAGCCAGAGAGTACACCAAGCCGATAGCGATATCGGTTGGTTTGCATGCGATTCTTGTCGTTGCACTTCTTTGGGGGACAGATTTTACCATGTCTAAGCCTGAGCCTACTGGGCAAATGGTGCAGGCGGTCGTGATTGATCCAAAGTTAGTTCAGCAGCAAGCGAAAGAGATTCGCCAGCAGCGTGAGAAAGCCGCAAAAAAAGAGCAAGACCGTCTAGATAAACTGAGACGTGAAGCAGAGCAGCTTGAGAAGAATCGCAAAGCTGAAGAAGAGCAAATTCGTAAGCTAAAAGAGCAGCAAGCAAAAGATGCAAAAGCCGCTCGAGAGGCCGAAATTGCTCGCAAGCAGAAAGAAAAAGAGCGCAAAGTTGAAGAGGAGCGAGCTCGTAAAGAAAAAGAACGAGCAGCGCAAGCTGAAAAAGAGCGCAAAATAAAAGAAGAGGCGGTACGCAAAGCGGAGCAGGAACGCATAGCGAAAGAAGCTGCCGTTGCTAAAGCTGAGCAAGAACGCGTAGCGCGAGAGAAAGCGGCGAAAGAAGCCGAAGAAAAAGCGAAACGTGAACGTGAAGCTGCTGCTAAAGCAGAGCAAGAACGCATTGCGAAAGAAAAAGCGGCACAAGAAGCCGCTGAGAAAGCGCGAAAAGAAAAAGAACGCCTTGACCGTCTAGAGCGGGAACGCAAGGAACAAGAGGCTGCGCTGAATAATATCTTCGCAGGTCTTGAAGATGAAGCAAGTCAAAATAATGTGGCTCGCAATCAATTTATTGACGATGAGCTTTCTCGCATGTCATCCATCTATACTCAGAATATTCAGCAAAGGCTGATTAAGGATGACTATTTGCTGGGAAAGGAGTGTAGGGTAAACATCAAATTGATCCCAACAGGGACCGACATGATGGTTGCCGGTGTAACGGTGCTAGGTGGTGACGCACGAGTATGTGCTGCAGCAAAAAGCGCAATCGCACAGGTAGGGACTTTCCCTAAATCGTCAGAAGACGCCGTCAACGAAAGATTAAAAGACATTAACTTAACCGTTGCTTTGGACTAAAAGGAACTGAGACGTGATTAAACGCCTTTTACTAGGAATGTTTGTACTGCTTAGCAGTCTAACGAGCGTAGCGCATGCTGCATTAGAACTGGTCATCACTGATGGTATCGATTCTGCGAGACCTATTGCTGTCGTGCCATTTAAATGGGAAGGCAGCGAGCCGCTGCCTACGGATATTTCTGCTGTGATCGCCTCTGATTTACAGCGCAGCGGAAAATTCAGCCCCGTACCTACTAACAATATGCCTCAAACGCCGTTCAACGAATCTGAAGTCAATTTTGATGCGTGGACAAATTTGGGTGTCGATGCACTGTTAACTGGCTCTATCGAGAAGAATGCACAGGGCAATTATGTGGTGAACTACCAGCTAATTGACATCATTCGCGGTCAACTGACTGGCGGTCAGAGCAAAGCGTTAGGTGGAGATGGTGAACTTGTTCTTTCAAAAGATCATGTGTTGTTCAATAAAGTTGCTACAGTCAACGGGCCTCGTATGCGTGAGTATGCGCACCGTATTTCTGACTTAGTTTATGAGCAGTTAACTGGTGAACGTGGCGCATTTATGACTCGTATCGCTTACGTGGTGGTAAACGACAAGGACCGCTTCCCATACCAACTGCGCGTTGCGGATTATGATGGTTACAATGAACGTTTAGTATTACGTTCAAAACAACCGCTTATGTCACCAGCGTGGTCTCCGGACGGTCAGAAGCTGGCTTACGTAAGCTTCCAGAATGGTCAGGCGGAAATCTTTATCATGAACATCTATACCGGTGAACGTGAGAAAGTAACGTCATACCCTCGCCATAACGGTGCCCCAAGATTCTCTCCCGATGGTAGCCAACTTGCGTTAGTGCTGTCTAAAACGGGATCACTTCAGGTTTATACGCTGGATCTGAAAACTCGTAAGCTAACGCAAATTACGAGCGGTAGATCAAATAATACAGAACCGTTCTGGCATCCAGATGGTAAATCGTTGATTTTCACATCAGACAGGGGTGGTAAACCTCAGATTTATCAAGTAGATTTGGCCGGCGGAGCGACTAAACGTTTGACTTGGCAAGGTAGCCAAAACTTGGGTGGTCAAATTACACCAGATGGTCGATTCCTTGTAATGGTGAATCGTAGTGATGCAGGCTTCAACCTAGCGAAGCAAGATTTGGAAACAGGTGCTCTACAAGTGTTAACGAAAACCTTGCTCGATGAGTCTCCAAGTATCGCTCCAAATGGTGGCATGGTTATCTACAGTTCGATTTACAACCAGAAAAACGTCCTATCAATGGTCTCTATTGATGGTCGATTTAAAGCTAGATTACCGGCAACGAATGGACGTGTTAGAGCGCCAGCGTGGTCACCATTTTTGTAGTTATAAGTTTTATAAATAAAGGAAAATAAGATGCAATTTAATAAGGTTCTAAAGGGACTACTTATCGCGATTCCAGTAATGGCGATGACGGCATGTAGCTCTAGTGATGATGCGGCTTCAAGCACAAGTACAGGTGCTGAGACAAATACATCAACAGAGACGACAGTAGTCACTCCGATTGATCCAAGCGGTCAACTAACGGAACAAGAGCTAAAAGAGCAAGCGCTGCGCGAAACTCAAACCATCTACTTTGCATTCGATAATTCTACTATTGCTGGTGATTACGAAGAAATGCTAGCGGCTCATGCTGCTTACCTAAGCAAGAACCCAGCGCTAAATGTCACGATTGAAGGCCACGCCGATGAGCGCGGTACGCCTGAGTACAACATTGCTCTTGGTGAGCGTCGTGCAGAAGCCGTTTCGAATTACCTACAAGCACTAGGTGTACAAGCGGATCAAATTTCAATCGTAAGCTACGGTGAAGAGAAGCCACTTCTTCTTGGTCAATCGGAAGATGTTTACGCGAAGAACCGCCGTGCGGTCC
Protein-coding regions in this window:
- the cydA gene encoding cytochrome ubiquinol oxidase subunit I, which translates into the protein MIDVVDLSRLQFALTAMYHFLFVPLTLGMAFLLAIMESMYVMTNKQIYKDMTKFWGKLFGINFALGVATGLTMEFQFGTNWSYYSHYVGDIFGAPLAIEALVAFFLESTFVGLFFFGWDRLSKRQHLAVTWLVALGSNFSALWILIANGWMQNPVGAEFNFETMRMEMVSFADVVLNPVAQVKFVHTVASGYTCGAMFILGISSYYLIKGRDIAFARRSFAIAASFGMAAILSTIVLGDESGYELGEVQKVKLAAVEAEWHTEPAPAAFTLFGLPNQETMETDYAIKIPYVMGIIATRSFDEQVTGLHDLREEHVDRIRTGMYAYELLEKLRAGDKSEENMTAFDEVKGDLGYGLLLKRYTDNVVDATEDQIQAAADDSIPTVWPLFWSFRIMVACGFIMLFVFGAAFIQTCRQKIEQKQWVLKAALFSIPLPWIAIEAGWFVAEYGRQPWAVGEILPVHVAASALTAAEIWTSLFAILALYTAFLIAEVYLMVKFARKGPSSLKTGRYHFEQNADSVEDKVSRQVEA
- the ybgE gene encoding cyd operon protein YbgE, yielding MSNLADKVAKLHEPMDKTLLRVLSLVLGFMHVGLVMWDPEAYHGAIGGFNAVIAPALIWAMCSSMVYGVGFKPIKWYWQVLFSPYFSLAILTYLTVLYFM
- the tolQ gene encoding protein TolQ, with the translated sequence MTADISILDLFLQASLLVKLVMLTLLGMSIASWAMIIKRSKVLSHASKSADEFEDKFWSGTDLSVLYQKVKSRKDDIAGTEEIFYAGFTEFARLRKSNANSPAYIMEGTGRAMRVAVAREVDELETSLPFLATVGSISPYIGLFGTVWGIMHAFIALGEVKQATLSMVAPGIAEALIATAMGLFAAIPAVMAYNRLSNKVSKLEHNYATFSEEFHSILHRQAMAGRDGSDKE
- the cydB gene encoding cytochrome d ubiquinol oxidase subunit II yields the protein MFDYEILRLIWWVLIGVLLVGFAITDGFDMGVGALVPIIGKNDTQRRVMINSIAPHWDGNQVWLITAGGALFAAWPLVYATSFSGFYLAMILTLAALWLRPIGLDYRSKIEDKKWRNTWDICISISGFVPPIIFGVAFGNLLQGVPFQLNDFLMPTYHGSFFGLLNPFALLCGLVSLFMILMQGATWLQMKTTGDVHTRARNVAQLTGLLTVVAFVAAGFWIQNIDGYVIVGSIDANAPSNPLNKEVIREAGAWMKNFENYPLLWAAPVLGVAMPLLAVLASRLEKCGIAFLTSSLGNAGVIFTAGFAMFPFVMPSDLMPSHSLTMWDATSSELTLNLMTGVAFVMVPIILAYTSWTYYKMFGRLDDKFIEENKNSLY
- the tolR gene encoding protein TolR, producing MAGYQPKKRKMTAEINVVPYIDVMLVLLIIFMATAPFVTQGVDVDLPQTSTAESMQDLAGDTDSSFIIIEIDRDGNLGLSVNDEEVQRGLSLQDVIVRVKAEREIKPDSPVAVGGDAATPYADVVLLLDELSRAGIPKVGLMTDIRE
- the cydX gene encoding cytochrome bd-I oxidase subunit CydX — encoded protein: MWYFAWILGVLLACAFGIINALWLEHTEMMDEDSE
- the ruvC gene encoding crossover junction endodeoxyribonuclease RuvC, with product MSIILGIDPGSRITGYGVIRQQGRHLQYLGSGCIRTSEKELPGRLKQIYAGVTEIITQFQPDVFAIEQVFMAKNADSALKLGQARGSAIVAAVNADLPVYEYAARLIKQAVVGTGGADKVQVQHMVQHMLKLPAKPQADAADALGVAICHANTNKTLIALAGKATSARKGRYR
- the ruvB gene encoding Holliday junction branch migration DNA helicase RuvB — encoded protein: MIEADRLIAPQNPAFREEDVIDRAIRPKKLADYQGQDHVRDQMEIFIKAAQLRKEALDHLLIFGPPGLGKTTLANIVANEMEVNIRTTSGPVLEKAGDLAALLTNLEENDVLFIDEIHRLSPMVEEVLYPAMEDYQLDIMIGEGPAARSIKIDLPPFTLIGATTRAGSLTSPLRDRFGITQRLEYYKVKDLQHIVQRSADCLGLSMESEGALEVARRARGTPRIANRLLRRVRDYAEVKGDGHISADVADKALNMLDVDAEGFDYMDRKLLLAIMEKFGGGPVGLDNMAAAIGEEKDTIEDVLEPYLIQQGYLQRTPRGRIATDRAYLHFGIENKIS
- the ruvA gene encoding Holliday junction branch migration protein RuvA, giving the protein MIGRLRGILLEKQPPEVLIEVNGIGYEVQMPMSCFYELPNVGEEAIIYTHFVVREDAQLLYGFNTVKERALFREVIKANGVGPKLGLGILSGMTASQFVACVEREDISTLVKLPGVGKKTAERLVVEMKDRLKGWGAGDLFTPFTDAAPTDSASAVSDNAEEEAVSALLALGYKPTQASKVVSQVAKPEMTSEQLIREALKSMV
- the ybgC gene encoding tol-pal system-associated acyl-CoA thioesterase, which codes for MQATSNLFRWPITVYYEDTDAGGVVYHSNYLKFFERARTEMLRAKGISQHVLLEQNVGFVVRHMDIDFKQGAKLDDHLTVLTQVSEIKRASLQFCQELVNDEGKTLCKTIVKVACIDNKKMKPIAIPSFINSELTNSDC
- the aspS gene encoding aspartate--tRNA ligase, translating into MRTHYCGHLNKSLAGQTVELCGWVNRRRDLGGLIFIDMRDREGVVQVVVDPDMADAYKVAEQLRNEFCIKLTGEVRARPESQVNAGMATGEVEILATGLEIINRSDVLPLDFNQKNSEEQRLKYRYLDLRRPEMSDRIKLRAKASSFVRRFLDDNGFLDIETPVLTKATPEGARDYLVPSRVHKGSFYALPQSPQLFKQLLMMSGFDRYYQIVKCFRDEDLRADRQPEFTQIDIETSFMTADQVREKTEEMIRQMWQELLNVDLGQFPVMSFEEAARRFGSDKPDLRNPLELVDVADILKNVDFKVFSGPANDEKGRVAVIRVPGGAALSRKQIDEYTNFVGIYGAKGLAWMKVNDRAAGFEGVQSPVAKFLNEEVVAQLLDRTQAETGDIILFGADSKRVVTEAMGALRLKLGTDLELTDKSAWKPLWVVDFPMFEEDDEGNLHAMHHPFTSPLGLTAEELKANPASANSNAYDMVINGYEVGGGSVRIHNAEMQAAVFDILGIDADEQKLKFGFLLDALKFGTPPHAGLAFGLDRLVMLLCGTDNIRDVIAFPKTTAAACLLTDAPSVANPAALEELAIAVTAAKAKDAE